Proteins from one Bactrocera neohumeralis isolate Rockhampton chromosome 3, APGP_CSIRO_Bneo_wtdbg2-racon-allhic-juicebox.fasta_v2, whole genome shotgun sequence genomic window:
- the LOC126753163 gene encoding PIH1 domain-containing protein 1, giving the protein MSHPKNFLDADESLLEKNLKFVKNEVEEELKQYFSGTKDSDGLNESLAPPREYKVVQPKPGICIKSFKTNTNDKFFINVCQTEEIPPPEDITEEQLADILQSEVPSSFRIPMSISDPRVTKDKSNNSVDVCDIAINPTFFVKIQKSLLFKDFFLALIAEALNDKYNVQIKVEKSIILQNRKFIGTLVRHRVRNKDVKTVLNSYKQPTEEDKRKLEELGKPSGGKNVPLVQEIDTNEMNVLKQKSEQLKQNSSKIKEAISLAGSTVPEFKLRAKLAKEEVQEIQAEFYLPKCISSNEITLDIGEDRILLESMKHGYMFDKFVNYRLNQERTRAIFDKTNKMLQVRIPVYPVH; this is encoded by the exons ATGTCTCATCCAAAGAACTTTTTAGATGCGGATGAAAGCCTACttgaaaagaatttaaaatttgtcaaG AATGAAGTGGAAGAAGAACTCAAACAATACTTTTCTGGCACAAAAGATAGTGATGGGTTAAATGAATCGCTGGCACCACCACGTGAATATAAAGTTGTTCAGCCTAAACCAG gaATTTGCATCAAAAGCTTTAAAACGAACACAAATGATAAATTTTTCATCAATGTTTGTCAAACTGAAGAAATACCGCCACCGGAGGACATTACCGAAGAGCAGTTGGCTGACATTTTGCAATCGGAAGTACCCAGCTCCTTTCGTATTCCCATGAGTATTTCCGATCCACGTGTAACTAAGGATAAATCAAATAATTCAGTAGATGTTTGCGATATTGCGATTAATCCCACCTTCtttgtcaaaattcaaaaatccttattatttaaagactttttcCTGGCCCTAATTGCCGAAGCTCTAAACGATAAATATAATGTACAAATAAAAGTcgagaaatcaataatattgcaaAATAGAAAATTCATTGGTACACTGGTGCGGCATCGTGTACGTAATAAGGATGTAAAAACCGTTTTGAACTCTTACAAACAACCAACTGAGGAAGACAAAAGGAAATTGGAAGAACTTGGAAAACCTAGTGGCGGAAAGAATGTGCCATTGGTCCAAGAGATTGATACAAATGAGATGAATGTGCTAAAGCAGAAATCAGAACAATTAAAGCAGAATTCCTCCAAGATTAAAGAGGCAATATCACTAGCTGGATCCACAGTGCCGGAGTTTAAGCTGCGTGCTAAATTGGCCAAAGAGGAGGTTCAAGAAATACAGGCGGAGTTCTATCTACCAAAATGT ATATCGTCAAATGAAATCACACTGGATATTGGAGAAGATCGCATTTTATTGGAATCTATGAAACATGGATATATGTTTGATAAGTTTGTGAATTATCGTTTGAATCAAGAACGTACTCGGGCAATTTTCGACAAAACCAATAAA aTGCTTCAAGTCCGTATTCCTGTATATCCAGTTCATTAA